The Mixophyes fleayi isolate aMixFle1 chromosome 1, aMixFle1.hap1, whole genome shotgun sequence genome includes a region encoding these proteins:
- the LOC142109995 gene encoding uncharacterized protein LOC142109995 translates to MENMTDTTKCSCNSTQPGSTLLTTTHSVSKTMADGEIIHPSIQRCISDSGPFIQRHKGKLCYKAYMTNGHFAASNKSDVSDLSSHISGKRHMSKSIIPCNTSADMLHRCLKAETTDALLTSNTETAESNTCFPINTKVEVFNKPFLISSKAYVTNEEFPISTRADVENERFCINIKADVYNEPFTINSKADVPNEQFYNNTKAYVANEEFPISTKAYVENERFWINTKADVKNEPFTIHTKICVANEQLHINSKADVPNEQFLINTRADVSNTPFSINTNADVFNEPFPINIGAVVCNLPFPISSGACTYPNNKSRVKQFGSTKVCTCTP, encoded by the exons ATGGAAAACATGACTGATACAACTAAGTGCAGCTGTAACTCAACACAACCTGGTTCTACACTGCTAACAACTACTCATTCAG tttCAAAGACCATGGCAGATGGCGAGATTATCCACCCCAGCATACAGAGATGTATCTCAGACTCAGGCCCATTCATACAGAGACATAAGGGAAAACTCTGTTACAAAGCCTACATGACTAATGGACACTTTGCTGCTAGTAACAAGTCTGATGTATCTGATTTGTCTTCCCATATAAGTGGCAAAAGGCATATGTCCAAAAGCATAATTCCCTGTAACACCTCAGCTGATATGTTGCACAGATGCTTAAAAGCAGAAACAACTGATGCTCTATTAACTAGCAACACTGAGACAGCTGAATCTAATACATGCTTCCCCATTAACACTAAGGTAGAGGTATTTAATAAACCATTCCTCATCAGCAGCAAAGCTTATGTGACCAATGAAGAATTTCCCATCAGCACAAGAGCCGATGTAGAAAATGAACGATTCTGCATCAATATCAAAGCAGATGTGTACAATGAACCATTCACCATTAACTCCAAAGCAGACGTGCCCAATGAACAATTCTACAACAACACCAAAGCTTACGTGGCCAATGAAGAATTTCCCATCAGCACTAAAGCTTATGTAGAGAATGAACGATTCTGGATCAATACCAAAGCAGATGTGAAAAATGAACCATTCACCATCCACACCAAAATCTGTGTAGCAAATGAACAATTACACATTAACAGCAAAGCTGATGTACCCAATGAACAGTTCCTAATAAACACCAGAGCAGATGTAAGTAATACACCATTCTCCATAAACACAAATGCAGATGTGTTTAATGAACCTTTTCCAATCAATATTGGAGCAGTGGTGTGTAATTTACCATTTCCCATCAGTTCTGGTGCTTGCACTTATCCCAATAATAAGAGTAGAGTTAAACAGTTCGGATCCACTAAGGTGTGCACTTGCACTCCATGA